CGCAGCCCTGAGTCTCGCCCGCTCCGCGTTCCCAGATGCGGATGCGCAGGGTGTCGCGGCCGTCCGGCACCGCCCAGATCGCGCTGGTGCGCTCGGGAAACCGAGGGTGGTTCTCGATGGCTGGCCCGAGGCGCTCGAACGTCTCGTCGTCGGGCAGGGAGTCGACAAAGAGGATGGTATGGGTGCTGCCGGTGCTGAGAGCGCTCACGATCAAGGTCTCGCCCGCGGATTCGAGTGGACCCTCGAACAGCTCGCCCCCGATCAGCGGAACGAGAGCGGGGTCGAACGAGGCTGTCCCGATGCCCGTTTGGATCATCCCGTCGGGAGAGACTTGCACCGGAACCTCGCGTCCGAGATGGTGGATCGAGAACGACGGCTCCACCCCCGCGCGGGTGGTGGCAAACCGCGCCGCGCAGCGCAGCCCGTTGCCGCAGAAATCTTCGCTGCCATCCGGATTGAACATGCGCATCCTCAGCGGTCGAGGGCGCGTGTCCAGCGCCAACAGCCCGTCGCTGCCGATGCCGAAGCGGCGGGGAGAAACGGCGCGGGTGATCGCAGGCAGGCGATCCTCCCCAATCCCAAGCGCGTCCAGTGCGGCCAAATCCACCAGCACGAAATCGTTGCCGACCGATTCGACCTTCCAGAACGGAATCTCGCTCAAACGAGAGGCTCCAGATAGCACTCCGCGTCGTCGACGGTCGCGCGGAACCAAAGCCCGTCGGGGCACAGCAAGGGGAACCACCACGCGCTGGGGCGGAGGCCCGCCTTGTGCAGACCCCGCGACGCGATGACGGCCTGGCGGATGAGGTGGACGCGCTTGAGCTCGGCCTCGGCCTCGATCTCGCGCCGGCGCGCGTGCGCTGCCAGGACGTCGGGGCGGGACACGACGTCGGCTTGCTGGCGCCGGAGGCGGTGGATGGCGTTCTCGGTGGCGGCGATTGTGTGGATCAAGTGCTCCACCTCCGCTCCGAGCCGCTCCCGCTCTTGCAGGTCCTCCTCGGTGGGGCTCTTTTCGAAGACGCGCTGGCGCCAGTGCGCACCCTTCGCCCGCTCCGCGGCAACGCGTTTCCCCTTCAGCTCCCGTAGGGTTCGAACCAGCTCGAATCGCTCCTGGCGCAGTGATTCGATCTCGGATTTCAAACCCTCGAGCAGGGTGTGGAGCTGCTCGTACTCCGCGGCGAGCTGGTTCCAGAACCCCCCCACCGTGTGGTCGAGATGGCGGATGAGGTCGATCGGGCGGCTCAGCTCGCCGAGTCTGTGGAGCACGGACTCTTGCTCTTGCGCAACTTCCCGCCAACGCGTCGCAAAGGTGGGGGCGCAAACCTCTTCCGCACCAAAGGGACCCTGCAGAGGCTCGGGCAGTTTGAGCCACGTGCAGCACGTGCGAAGGTTGTCCCATGCCCGGTATCGGACGCGCAGAATCGGGTGGACGTCGATGCCCAGATCGGCGGCCGCGAGCTTCTGGTGCAGTTCGCGGCTGTGCGAGACATAGCTGCTGGCGCCCTCGTGGAACACGAACGTGAACTCGCTGGCCAGCATTCCGATCAACGTCACGGCCTTTCCGACCAGCGTGCAGTGCTTCCCGAACTTGCGCTCGACCGCCTCGGCGAGGTGGTCAACCGTTTCGACGGGGCTCGAAAGCGTGATGAACTGCGGCTCGCGCGTCATCACGACGATGGCCCGGGGAGCGATGCGCAACGTCCCGCGTCCGAGGCCGGGAATCACGAGGTCGAAGGGAATCGCGCCGGTGCCGAAGCGCGAAAGGTCGTACATCTCGCTGCTCGCGATCGCCTCGTTGTAGGCTTGGCAGGCGGTGGCGCGCGAGTCCGGTTCGATGAATCGGCGAAGCAGATCGAACCTGGGAAGGCGGCACGTGTCGGTGTTGAAGCGGAGCAGCTCGGTGGTGGCCGTCACTTCCAGCGGGATCTCCTGGCCCGCGCAGACGGCGTACAGCTCTGGCAAGAGCCGGCGGTAGAAGCCCGCGAGGCTGGAATCGGGCCCTTCCGCGGCGGCACAGAAGCGGTCGCGCAGATCGTTCGCGATCCGAAGCCCGTCGGCCCGGCTATCGCCGGAGAGGCACGCCACCGATCGGTCGAGAGCCCAGGCGAACGCCGCTTCGAGTTCGGGGAGCAAACCCCGCAGGGGCACTTCGGCGGTGATCGGCGGGTGTTCGTCCAGAGAGACGACGCCGCGCCAACCCCAGGCCTCGGTCGCCTCGTCGAGCAGGTGCGGACGCTCGCGCAACACTTTGCCCAGCTTGAGGCCCGCGGCGATCAGCGCCTCGCGGGTGACCACCGTTTCGGACCCGAACAGCGCGGAGAACTCCGCGGCGGCGCTCCACAGCTCCTTGGTCGTGGTGTCGTTGTGGGGCAGCGTGGCAAAGCGCCCGGGCTTTCGCTCGCCGCTCGGAATCTTGGCGAAGTAATCGGTGTCGTGGACGCCCGCGACCAGTTTGCGCTTGTAGCCCAAGCGAGCCGAGGCGAGGGCAATGCCTCCTTTCATCGGCTCGTCCCAAAGGACGGTTTGTCCCAAGGCGAGGAAGGGCGCGTCCGGCGCGACCTTCTGCAGTTCTTCCAGCGCCTGTTCAAGGCTTTGTGTCGCGCAGGGCATGGG
This is a stretch of genomic DNA from Fimbriimonadaceae bacterium. It encodes these proteins:
- the dapF gene encoding diaminopimelate epimerase translates to MSEIPFWKVESVGNDFVLVDLAALDALGIGEDRLPAITRAVSPRRFGIGSDGLLALDTRPRPLRMRMFNPDGSEDFCGNGLRCAARFATTRAGVEPSFSIHHLGREVPVQVSPDGMIQTGIGTASFDPALVPLIGGELFEGPLESAGETLIVSALSTGSTHTILFVDSLPDDETFERLGPAIENHPRFPERTSAIWAVPDGRDTLRIRIWERGAGETQGCGTGSSAAAAAWLRREGRGGTVTVHNPGGTLRVAMDAWDAPIRVEGRARVLFEGTFVVDR